CGGGAGCGCACGCCGGCGATCGTGCCGTCACTCCCCTGGCTCGACTGGCGCTGATGCGGTGCGCAGGGCAAGGCCAACGCCTGCATCAGGTTTCCGGGCATCTCCGCCTCCGCCTGCAGGCGGGCGATGCCGCAAAGACGCTGTCAACCCTATCTGATTAAAGCTGTTATGCCCTTTTCCGCATAAGTGTCAACATGCGACAGGATGTGCATGACGATCGGATTCTTCAGTTCTTGGTCCGGTTCTCACGTACTCAAAAGGTGCGTCACCCACCCCAAAACGGCAAACATGACGCCATGATGGTTGGCGTTGCTAGGTATTTTGCGTAATGAGTGCTGCGGCCGATGGGCTAGTTCCAACCCCCCAGCTTCTTGAAGAACTCAGCCAGTTCTTTCGCCTCCTGAGTGAGCCGGCGCGGCTGCAATTGCTCTGTCTGTTAAAGACGGGCCCCCAGGATGTGGCCGCCCTGATTGCCTCTACCGGCTTCAGCCAATCCCACATCAGCCGCCAGCTGAGCCAGTTGCAGCGGGCGGGGCTGGTGCGCTGTGAGCGGGAGGGCACCCGCTTGATCTACACCGCCGACGAGCCGCTGGTGGACGATCTCTGCATGTTGGTGATGGGCCGCCTGCGGGAACGGCTTGAACAGCAGCTTGAGCACCTGCAGGCCGCCTGATTCGTCGCCTCAGACCAACCGCGACCCGCTGGCCTTCAGTCGCTGGCGAGGATCAAACACCGCAGCGATCGTGCGGATCAGCCAGCGTCCTTCCGTGCTGACGCGGAAGCCATTGGACTCCAGCTGCAGCAGGCCGTCGGCCTCCAGGGCCTGCAGGTCAGCCCATTCTGCCGCGAACCGCTGGGGGCCGTTGAGCGGCTCTGCTCCAGCCTGGGCGTTTATAGCTTGGCCGGTCTGATCTGCGCCGCCAAGGTGGGCAAAATCGACGCGAAAATCGCACATCAAGCGCTGAATGATGCGACGCCTGAGCAGTTCGTCAGGATCCTCGACCACCAGCCCCCTCTCCACCGGCAACACGCCGGCGTCCAGCGCCTTCAGATAGGCCCGGAGATCCCGCTGGTTCTGGCTGAACAGGGTGGGGTACTGGCTGATCGCCGTGACGCCGATCGCCAGCAGGTCGAGCTCTCCACCGGTGGTGTAGCCCTGGAAATTGCGATGCAGGCGGCCAGCCCGGGCCGCCACGGCCAGGCTGTCCTCCGCCAGGGCGAAGTGGTCCATGCCGATGGCGTCATAGCCATGGCTGGTAAAGGCGTCATAGGCGCCCTGCAGCATCAGCACCCGCTCGCGCTGGCTGGGCAGATCATCAGCAGCGATCTTGCGTTGCAGCGGCAGTTGCTCGGGCAGGTAGGCGAAGCTGAACAACGACACCCGATCGGGCCGCAGCTCCTCCACGAGGGCGATCGTGGCGGCGAAACGGTCAGGCGTCTGCAGCGGCAGGCCGCAGATCAGATCCACGTTCACGCTCTCGAAGCCCGCCTCCCGCATCCAGCCCATCGCCCGCCGCAGCTGATCGGGCGGCACGATCCGGTTCACCGCCGCCTGCACTTCCGGATCGGCGTCCTGAATGCCGAAGCTGATGCGGTTGAACCCGAGGCGGCGCAGGCCCAGCACCTCGTCACGGCTGAGGAATTCCGGATTCACCTCGATCGAGGCTTCCAGGCCGGGCTCCAGATCGAAGTGGTGGGCGATCAGCGCCCAAAGCTCCGCCTGCTCGCTCACGCTCAGGTAATTGGGAGTGCCGCCACCCCAGTGCAGCTGGCTGAGGCGCCGGCGCTGGCCCGAGGCCTGCTGGATCAGCGCCAGCTCCCGGCCCAGGGCCTGCAGGTAGGGGCCCACCACCTTCGAGCCGGCCTGGGTGGTGATCCGGTTGCAGCCGCAGTACCAGCAGGCATGACGGCAGAAGGGGATGTGCACGTAGAGCGACAGGGGCTCGCTGCTCGGCCGGGCCAGCTCCGCCGCCAGTTCACCAGGGCCCACACCGGTGTGGAAGCTGGCGGCCGTGGGGTAGCTGGTGTAGCGGGGCACGGGCTTGTCGTGCTTCAGCAGCAGCTGCAGCGGTTCGAGGCGGGCAGGAGCAGTGGTGGGCATGGGACGGGGGGCGCGCAGGAGAGAGTGAGGAAAGAGGGGAAGAGGCAGCAGCCAGGGGCAGATGGCGCGGCGGGAGGGCCTGAGGCACGACATCCAACCGCCAGCAGCAGACGCCAGTTGCCGGCCGCCAGCTTTCGGGCTCAGGCGGCGCCCAGATCGCCCAGTTCGGCCAGCAGGCGCTGGGTGTCCTGGAAGGCCACCACCGCTTCATCAAGCAGCTCACCTTCTTCCGCCTCGCTCAGGTCGAGTTGCTCAAAGGCGTCGTGCAGGGCGGCCTTGAGCACCGGCAGCGGCTGATCGAAGGCCCAGAAGCGCACGGCCGGCAGGCCATGGGCCGCCAGGATGGCGTTGGCCTGCTGGGCCAGCTGTTGGCCGCCGGAGAGATCGCCGCCGTAGCGCACGTAGACGTGGGCCAGAAAGCGGTGCGGAGCCTGCTGGGCCAGGGCCTGCAGATGCTCGAGCCAGAGGGCGGCAGCGGCGGAGCGCGGCGTGGCGGGCGCTGCCGCCAGGGCTGCCGCATCGGCGGCGAGGGCAGCACTGCGGGCCAGCGCCGCCCAGGGGAAGTCGATCGCACCAAGGGCCGCGGCCAGCTCAGGGCCCTGCTGCTCGATCAGGGCGTAGCCGGGGCCCAGCGCACGGATCAGAGCTGCCAGCTGCAGCGGGCTGGCCTGGCCGTCGAGCAGGGCGCGTGAGAACTCCATACCTTCGGCCTGGTGGTGGGCGGCGCCGATGCGGCCATGCAGACGGCGCACCCGCGGGCCGAAACCCTTGCGGGCCGCCAGGTCGGCGGGGCTGGCGTGATCGGAGAGGTCGCTCGGGGAGGTAGCGGTTGGGGGGGCGGGCGCGGGGCTGGAGGCCGCGGCGGGGTGCGTGGTGGTCATGGCGAAGGCAACCGGGGCGGGGCCTGACAGAGGCCGAACCAGCTAACGGTATCGCGCTACCGTTATGCCGTTGTTTCGTCGTTGCAGATTCGTTGCAACGTTCAGCACCCATGGCTGCCATCCCCTCCACTCCCCAGGTCTGCGGCGCAAGGCCGCTGCAGCTGCTGCTGGCTCCCGGCGGCCAGCTCAGCGACGACGGCCAGCTGCGGGAGCTGATCGCCGAGCGGCGCGACAGGCAGGGCGCCAACGTGGAGCTGTGGTACCTGCGCCCGGTGGTGCTGGCGGCCCTGCTGCCGGAGCATGGCGCGGGTCAGGAAGCAGTGGTGGCGGCTGATCCGGCGGTGATCACCTGGTTGCAGCTGCGCTTCGGCGGCAGCGTGAGCACAGCCGTCCTCGACCCCCAGCAGCTGCACAACCGGGCCGGCGGGCTGCCGCCGCGGGCGCCGCTGGCGGCAGTGACGCTCTGAGGTCTCCGTTCAGGACCTCCACACCGAGGTGTCCAACGCGACAGCCAGACCCACCGGGCCGCTTCAGGGTCTGGTGGTGCCGCTGGTCCGCGCGCCCGGATTCCGCCGACCGCCAGCCCCACGCCGTCTTCGCCTCACTCCTCCCTGGTGACCAGGGCTTCCGTCATGACCCTCAGCCCGCTCCGGGGCCCCCGCCAAGGGGTTCTGATCGATCGGCTCCGCCACTGGCTCGATGGCATCGGCCCGCGTTCCCTGCCGCTGGCCCGCCTGCTGGTGCGGCTGATTCCTGCCCGCTGCCCGTTCGAGCGCACCGTGGTGATCGCGGGCCACACCGTGCTGCACATCCCGCCGCTCTGCCAGATCAACCCCCTGTTCGATGAGCTGATGGCGCTGCGCTTCCGTGCCCTCTGCCGCCTGGAGGCCCACCAGCAAGGCCAGCAGGAACGGCGTCAGGACCGCCAGCCTCAGGCCCGGCGGCAACACTCCTGACCAAGGCGAAGGCCACCGCGCTCAGCCTCAGGCCACTGAAATCAGCTGCAGGCCCCTGCACTCAGCCGCAGGCCACCGCCGCCAGGCGTGCGGCCAGGCGCGTGGCCTGGCGTGGGGCGAAACCGACCGCCTCCAGCGCCGAGCCCAGGCAGCCCATGAATTCCCCCACCAGCGCACTGGGATCGATGCCGATCGCTTCGAGATCGCCGTGCACCTCCCGCAACATCGCCATCGCCACCGGCACCGCCCGCTCACACCAGCGGCTGATCGGCGCCGCCACAGCCGGGAAGCGGGCCGCCAGCTGGCGCTCGCCGTAGTCGAGGTGCTCGGCCTCATCGGCCAGCACCGCCGCCGTGATCGGTGCGGCGTAGGCATCGGCCACCGGCAGATAGCAGCGGTAGGCGGCCACGGCGAAGCTTTCCACGATCAGGCACTGGATCACCAGAGCCCCCACCGTGTCCGTGGTGCTGAACGCCTCATTGAACAGGGCGCGCAGCGGCGCGAACAGGCGGCGCGCCAGGGGGAGATCGGGGCGAATCGCCAGCTGGCGGCCGCAGCCCACGAAATCCAAGGCGTGGCGGCCTTCCATCGCCGCCAGGCTCCGCAGCTCGTCGCCGTCTTCCGGCAGCAGCTGCGCCAGCTGGCGGAAATGGCGATCGGCCAGCCCCTCACCCACGATCACGAGACCGTTGATCCGGCCGTAGGCGTCACGGTAGGCAGGGGTGAGCGCGGGAGCGGGCATGGTGACCTCAGGTGATGGGAGCGGGAAGGGGGTGATGGCCAACAGGCTGCGCCTCGGGGGCACCAACAGCCGCCGGCTCCACCGGCAGCGGTTCGTTCATGGCGGCGCGGGCCGCCAGCCAGCGGTCTGAGGCGGGCATGGTCAGGCAGTCGTCGAACCAGGGGCCGCCCAGCGTGTAGTGCAGGATCTTTGGGGCCGCCGGCAGGGGCAGCACCCCCACCAGCACGTTCCATTCAGGCGGCAGCGCACCGATCTGCTCGTCGGCCAGCCAGTGGAACTGGTGCAGCTCCAGGCCCGAGGCGCTGTTCACCAGCTCCGGCGTGAGCGCCATACAACGCGCGCAGTTGAAGAGCATCACCGACGACCAGTTCTTGCGGCCGTAGGGCGTCTGGGGCATGCCCTGGAACTTCAACCCCTGCTCACACACGTGCTGGTGCTTCACCAACTGCACCGCATAGCGTTCATCGCGCAGGGCCCAGAGCTCGGCGAGGTCCGCCAGGCAGAGCATGTCGGCATCGATGAACAGGGCCCAGCCCTGGTAACCGGCCAGCCAGGGCACCAGAAAGCGGCTGAAGGAGAAATCCGTGCTCTGGCGCGGATCGCGCTCCCGCTGGTACACCCCCGCCAGCTGATCGAGCCGCACCTGAGCGATCAGCAGCGGCAGGCTGGAGCGGGCCTGAAAGGAATCGGCGAGCACGTTCACCGCCACCCGTTCCCGCGGGTCGTAGCCGATGAACACGCGCGGGATCTCGAAGCCGGCGGGTGTGTGGGTCATGCCCCCTCCGCCGGCACCATCGGCTGGCAGAACTGACGCAGCAACAACCCAGCGAAGCGCAGCTTCAGGCCCAGCCTGCGCAGCAGTGCGCCCGGCTCCGTCTTGAGCGCCTGCATCTGCTGGAAGCAGGTGACCAGGCGGTCGCGCAGCTCCAGGTAACGGCTCTGCTCGAGGTCGAACACCCAGGGGAAGGCGCGGCGGGCGGTGCGGTTGGTCTGGCGCATCACCTCGGCATCGAAGCGGCGGGGATCCATGCCCAGCAGGCGGTAGAAATCGCCCCGCTCACACACGGTGAGGCTGTGGGTGAGAAACACCGACCAGAGGAAGAAACGGCTGAGCAACTTGCCGCGCAGCCCCTGCTTCAGACCGGGCCAGCAGCGGATCAGCAGGTTGAAGATGTCGCCGTGGCGGTTCTCGTCCTGGCACCAGGGTTCGAAGAAATCGAACAGCGGCGCAAAGGCGTTGTCGGGGTTGGCCTTGAGATGGCGGTCGATCAGGATGTAACGCCAATAGCCGATCTTTTCGGACAGAAACACGGAATAGAGCACCCAGCTGAGCGGGAACCAGGTGATCGGCCGCTTGGTGCTCAGCTTGGGCAGATCGAGCTCGATCCCTTCCGCCACCAGCGCCCGGTTGAGGAAGCCGGCATGGCGGGCTTCATCGCGGGCCATCAGCTGGAACAGGCGGCCCAGCTCCTGGCGTTCGGCCTGGAACAGGCGGCGGGAGAGCTCCTTGAACAGCAGGAAACCGGAGAACTCCGACACGCACGACCGCACCAGATAGCTCTCGTAAGCGGTCTTGGCTTCCGGGCTGAGAGCGCGCAGACGGTCGAGCGGGGCCTTGCGGTCGAAGTGGTCGCGGTTGTGATCGGCCTCCATCTCGGCGAGCATCGCCTCAAAGGCAGGCCGCTGCTGCTCCAGGTCGGTGCGGGCGGCCTTGTCGATCTCCGTGGTGTAGAAGCGGGGCGTCAGCAGGTCTTCGCGCAGGTGGGGGGCGGCCGGGGTGGCGGCGGCGGCGGGCTGGCGGATGGTGGCGGTCATCGGGAGGCGCTCGAGAGGGGGACAGGGGCGGCGGCGGCGCGGGCATAGGCGACGGCATCGGCGCCATGGCGATGCAGGTGGAACCACTCCTGCAGATCGAGCAGCCAGCCGAGCCGCTCGGCGCTGCCGGCGGGGGTGCAGCCTGCGAGCTCGGCGGCCTGGCGGTGGCTGTAGCGATGGCCGGGGCAGAGGCAGCCCACTTCGGCGAGCCAGCGCTCCTCCAGCCGCAGATGCAGACCCAGGGCCCGCACCAGCTGACGGCAGCCGGCGGTGGAGGCCTCGCCGTCGATCAGCTGCTCCAGCAGCGCCTCGATGC
Above is a genomic segment from Synechococcus sp. MW101C3 containing:
- a CDS encoding long-chain fatty aldehyde decarbonylase; the encoded protein is MPAPALTPAYRDAYGRINGLVIVGEGLADRHFRQLAQLLPEDGDELRSLAAMEGRHALDFVGCGRQLAIRPDLPLARRLFAPLRALFNEAFSTTDTVGALVIQCLIVESFAVAAYRCYLPVADAYAAPITAAVLADEAEHLDYGERQLAARFPAVAAPISRWCERAVPVAMAMLREVHGDLEAIGIDPSALVGEFMGCLGSALEAVGFAPRQATRLAARLAAVACG
- the acsF gene encoding magnesium-protoporphyrin IX monomethyl ester (oxidative) cyclase; protein product: MTATIRQPAAAATPAAPHLREDLLTPRFYTTEIDKAARTDLEQQRPAFEAMLAEMEADHNRDHFDRKAPLDRLRALSPEAKTAYESYLVRSCVSEFSGFLLFKELSRRLFQAERQELGRLFQLMARDEARHAGFLNRALVAEGIELDLPKLSTKRPITWFPLSWVLYSVFLSEKIGYWRYILIDRHLKANPDNAFAPLFDFFEPWCQDENRHGDIFNLLIRCWPGLKQGLRGKLLSRFFLWSVFLTHSLTVCERGDFYRLLGMDPRRFDAEVMRQTNRTARRAFPWVFDLEQSRYLELRDRLVTCFQQMQALKTEPGALLRRLGLKLRFAGLLLRQFCQPMVPAEGA
- a CDS encoding biliverdin-producing heme oxygenase, whose product is MTTTHPAAASSPAPAPPTATSPSDLSDHASPADLAARKGFGPRVRRLHGRIGAAHHQAEGMEFSRALLDGQASPLQLAALIRALGPGYALIEQQGPELAAALGAIDFPWAALARSAALAADAAALAAAPATPRSAAAALWLEHLQALAQQAPHRFLAHVYVRYGGDLSGGQQLAQQANAILAAHGLPAVRFWAFDQPLPVLKAALHDAFEQLDLSEAEEGELLDEAVVAFQDTQRLLAELGDLGAA
- a CDS encoding glycosyltransferase, which produces MTHTPAGFEIPRVFIGYDPRERVAVNVLADSFQARSSLPLLIAQVRLDQLAGVYQRERDPRQSTDFSFSRFLVPWLAGYQGWALFIDADMLCLADLAELWALRDERYAVQLVKHQHVCEQGLKFQGMPQTPYGRKNWSSVMLFNCARCMALTPELVNSASGLELHQFHWLADEQIGALPPEWNVLVGVLPLPAAPKILHYTLGGPWFDDCLTMPASDRWLAARAAMNEPLPVEPAAVGAPEAQPVGHHPLPAPIT
- a CDS encoding Mo-dependent nitrogenase C-terminal domain-containing protein, translating into MTLSPLRGPRQGVLIDRLRHWLDGIGPRSLPLARLLVRLIPARCPFERTVVIAGHTVLHIPPLCQINPLFDELMALRFRALCRLEAHQQGQQERRQDRQPQARRQHS
- the hemN gene encoding oxygen-independent coproporphyrinogen III oxidase gives rise to the protein MPTTAPARLEPLQLLLKHDKPVPRYTSYPTAASFHTGVGPGELAAELARPSSEPLSLYVHIPFCRHACWYCGCNRITTQAGSKVVGPYLQALGRELALIQQASGQRRRLSQLHWGGGTPNYLSVSEQAELWALIAHHFDLEPGLEASIEVNPEFLSRDEVLGLRRLGFNRISFGIQDADPEVQAAVNRIVPPDQLRRAMGWMREAGFESVNVDLICGLPLQTPDRFAATIALVEELRPDRVSLFSFAYLPEQLPLQRKIAADDLPSQRERVLMLQGAYDAFTSHGYDAIGMDHFALAEDSLAVAARAGRLHRNFQGYTTGGELDLLAIGVTAISQYPTLFSQNQRDLRAYLKALDAGVLPVERGLVVEDPDELLRRRIIQRLMCDFRVDFAHLGGADQTGQAINAQAGAEPLNGPQRFAAEWADLQALEADGLLQLESNGFRVSTEGRWLIRTIAAVFDPRQRLKASGSRLV
- a CDS encoding helix-turn-helix transcriptional regulator: MSAAADGLVPTPQLLEELSQFFRLLSEPARLQLLCLLKTGPQDVAALIASTGFSQSHISRQLSQLQRAGLVRCEREGTRLIYTADEPLVDDLCMLVMGRLRERLEQQLEHLQAA